The window GCACATAGGTGCCATTGTTGTTGTGCGCTACGCCAATGTTCAAGCCAGAGGACGGAGCCACATTGCCGCTGGCGCCTTGGGCTGCCAAGGAGATGATGTTGGCGCCGCCTACTTTGAAGTTGGTGCCCAACAAACCAATGTTGTTGTCGCCCTTGCCGCCCACAGGGCCTTGCCATTGCACGCCAAATTCGGCGGCTTTCTCAGCACTCACTTCGGCGATCAGGCTTTCCACAAACACTTGAGCGCGACGTGCATCCAGCTTGTCAATGACGGCGCGCAGTTGGCGGTATTGCGGTTCGGGCGCTGTGATGATGAGCGCATTGGTGGACGGGTCGGCTTGAATTTGGCCACCTGTCGCGGGTTGCGAGCCGTTGTTGAAACTGGCATTGGCACCGCCTGCATTGTTGGCATTGTTAGCGGTGGGGGTTGCCGGCATCGCGGCTGCGCCTGCGTTGGCATTGCCTGAGCCGCCTTGTGCAGACATGGCGGCGCGCAAGGTGGCGGCCAGCTTGGTGGCGTCTGCGTTCTTCAAATACACCACGTGGATGTTGCCGCTGGCTGCGTTGGGGCCGGAATCAGAAGGCCGGTCGAGTTGAGCAATGAGTGACCGCGCCAAGGCCATGCGCGCAGTGTTGGCGGCACGCACGATGAGGGAGTTGCTGCGCGCTTCTGCCATCACGGTGGTTTTGAAGGACGCGTCTGTTTGACCCGCAGCAGGTGCACCGCCACTGGCAGCACCAGTGTCTAACAAGCGTTGCAGCATAGGCACCACATCACTGGCCAGCGCATGCTTCAATTGAACCACTTCGACGCCGGTGGCGTTGGCCACATCAAGGGCTGTGATGATGCGGCCCAAGCGCTGCAAATTGTCGGCGTAATCGGTGATCACCAACGCATTGGTGCCAGGGTTCACGTTGACGGTGTTGTTGGGGCTGATGAGGGGCCGCAAGATGGGCACCAGGTTGTTGGCACTCTCATGGTTCAGCTGAAAAATTTGCGTGATGATTTGGCCGTTGGAGGCGGGCACTGCACCGGCCGAGACGCCACCGCTTTGGAGTTTGGCATCGGCTTCGGGTACGACCAAATACAAGCCTGCTGATTCCACCAGTGCAAAACTTTGCGTGCGAAGCTGGGCTGCAAACAAACGCAGTGCTTGGGCGGGTGCCACAGGCACGGTGCTGGTCAGGGTGATGGTGCCTTTGACGCGAGGGTCCACCACCACGTTGTGGCCCGACAAGGTGGCCAAGGTTTTCGCCACAGCTTCAATTTCGGCATTGTTGAAATTCAACGTGACGGGTTCTTGCGTGGCTTTGGCGGGGGTGTTGTTATTGGCGTTGGCACTGGTTTTTTTGTTGGCCTTGGGTGCCTGCGCGCTCACGCTGCCCGCAGTGAATGCCAAGGGCAAGCAGACGCTGAGGCTGACCAACAGTGTTGTGAGCGGTTTGCTTTGCAGCATGTAGTTGGAGGTGTGTGTGCGTGAGGCCATGATGTTCAACCCAATGAGAGCAAGCTGCGCGCGCCTTGGCGCCGTCCAATGATGTTCAGTAAATTTGACAAAGCGGCTGCGTGCTCAGGCACTGCAGACGCTTCGCCGCGAAATTGAAGTCGGTTGTTTTGCCACTGACCTTGGCCGCTGAGCAGCAAACTGCCTGAGAGTGTGGTCAAAGCCAATGCAGGGGATGTTGCGGAGGTCGAGTCTTTGCCGAGCTTGCCAAGGCTCACTTGGTAGGTGCCCATGGGCCGCAAGGTGCTTAATTTGGAGGACATGTTTTCGGCGGTGAGCACCATGCGACCTTGCATGTCGATGCGGCCAGGCCAAGCTTGAAGTTGGAGTTGTTCGGTGACCAAATTCAAATTGCCTTCGGGTTGCAGGGTGTTCCAAGGGGCGCCCAAACCACTTAACAAATGGGCAGGCCATTGCGAGCGGTGATCGTTCATTTGCAATTGCCATGACGCATTGCCAAGTTGCGCATTGATTTGAACCAGTGCAGGCTGTGTCATGCAGCAAGGTGCCAGCAATTGCAAATTCAAACTGGGCAAGCGCAGACCTTGAGGGCTGAGGTGCAATTGCCATTCAATGCGACCTGGCAGCGCCATGGCATCTCGGCTGCCTTCGCCGCCGGTCAACACCAATTTGCCAGATCCTTGCCAAACAGAACCTTGCGCTTCTTGCAATTGCACTTGCCCTTGTGTGGCCTGCGACAAACTTGTGGCCAGCCATTGCGCGGGCCAATGCATCAGCAAGGCGACCAACGCGCCAATGAAGATGCCAGACCATGCCCAAGCCCAGCCGGAGGGCCTGTGGGCGAGGGATGGGGTGCGGGCGCGGTTCATGAGCCTGTGGTGGGTAAATTCAAAATGAGGGCACCCCGCCAAAGTTCTTTGGCGTTGGCACCCGTGCCTGTGAACTTTTGCAAATGCGCTTCGATGGGCAAGGCATGCGACTGTGTTCGTGCTGTGGCCAAGAATTGCGCCAAGTTGTCTGCCGACACGCCGGTCAAGGTCAGGCTTGCGCGTGCGCCTTGAATGGTCAGTTGTGCGCCAGTCCCTAAGAGTTCACGGCTGCTTTGTTGCAGCAAAGTGGTGGCATCTGAGGCGCTTAAGCGCGGTGACTTTTGCAAGGCTTGTGCTTGCGTCTGCAGTGTTTTGAGCGTTTGTGTTTGCGCATCCAGTTTGGCCAATTGCGGGGGCACGTCGCGCAAAGTTTTCAAGGCTGGCGCCACATTGAAGGTCCACAGCAACACTGCACCCAAAACAAGGGCGGCCCATTGCAGACGTTGCTTGTCTTGGGCGGGCATGTGTTTGAAAGCGCTTGATACGTCTAAGCTCATGGCGCCTCCTTGAGGGGGGTGATGCGCCATTGCGCACCATTGGCTTGCGCATCCAACTGTTGCGCACGCAGGGCTTGCGCAAAAGCAGGTGCTTGCGCCCCACTCAATTGCAGGCCTTGAAGTTTGGTTTCGACTTGGCCTTGCGCTGTGTAATCAATGCCCGTGATGCTTTGTCCTGCAGGCAATGCAGCGCCTGTGGCTTGCAGCGCATGCTCTAAATCGCGCGATGTCAACGTACCCGAAGCGCTTTGCAGCAGGCTCAATTCTTTGGCCATTTGCAAAGGCGCATCCACCACCACGACATTCGGAAAGCTTTGCTTGAGGATGTTTTTTTGCAATTCTTTTTGTGAGGCCACTTGCGCATTGAGTTGCCACGCCGCCATGTTCAGGCCCACCAACTGCGAGGCCACCAAAAGTCCGGCGCACCAACGCACAGGTCGCCATTCAGGATGGCGCAAGAGGTTTTGCCAAATGCGTTGCGCTGCTTGCCGCCATCTGGCGCTGCCGTTGGCGGCAAATTCAAACTGCGCCAAATCCCATTGGGTGTCTGCAGCTTGTCGATAACGCGAGATTGCAGGGGTGACTTGAATGCGCCATGACTGAAGTCGCTCCGACACAGCACTGTGTGTTTGTGCTTGCAAGGTGCTCAAGGCTTTGAGGGCCAAGTCGGCCACGGCGGGGTCGGCCAATACGGCCACGTTCAACGCCAGCTTGTCGATGCCAGTGCTGGCCATTTTGTTGAGTTGATCAGCCCAGTGTTGCAGACCCGCTTGCAATGGCAAGTGCCATGTGCCTTGCGCGTCATGAACCCAGAGTTGTGCATCGGCAGGGGTGCCGCCTATCCAAGCACTGATGTCAGCAGCATCGCCCATTGAAGGTGTCCACTCGGGCACGATGCGATGCACGGTGTGTCCACCTGCTTGCAATTGCGCCAAGTGACCTTGAAGCCAAGCCTTGTTGCACACGGCCACCCATGCGCTTTGGCCAGCTTGCCAGTTGGGTTGCAGTGCCATGTGCACGGCGTCGGCATCATCTAACAAAGGCTCTTCGAGCAAACTGTGCAGCGCCGTTTGCAAACGCTGTGTTTGGCGTTGCAGACCCGCAGGCAATTCGATCCGCTGCCATGACAGGGCGGTAGCGGGCACGATAGCCCAAATTTCTTTGTCGCGCGCGCCAGCCTCATGTGTCGACAAGACATGTTGAGGAGGGGTGCTGCCGTTGGCAGCCTGCGTTGGCAGCGTAAAAAGGAGAGTGCTCATGGCTGGCTTGATTGTAGAAGCGACTCACGCTTGGGGGGAGGGAGAATTCCCGCAATTTTTTGGCGCCAGACAAAGCTGACGTTGCCTGCATCTCGCAAAATCAGGGCGGTTTCTTCTTGGGTGCGCTCTTCCATGCGCAATCGCCCCCAAACTTGGAAGAAACGCGAGCCCACGGTGTGCCACCTTGCCTCTAAGGGCTTACCCCCTAGCGCTTTGCTGGCGTCAGGCAAATTGCTGAAGTGCGCACGGGCACGTTGCTGCACAAATTGCTGGGCGGCGGCCAAGTCCAAGCCGGGCACGCTGGCGTAAATGACCTCGGCACTGGCGGTGTTCAGGTTGACAGGCGTTACTTCGGGCAGGATGGTGATGTGGGGGGCCAAGCGAGTCACGGTGTCGCGGCTCAGACCCAGCCACTGCAGCTGCGGTACCTGTTGCGGTAGCAATGCCGCGCCGGCCGTGTTGCTACCCGAGGTCGCACTTGAGGCGCTCAGCGGTTTGCGTGAAGCCTGCGCTGCGGCCAACCACTCACGCGACAACAGGGTCAATTCTGAGGCGGGCAAGCCCAGCACACTGAACAAACGGCTCAAGGCCGCTTGCATGCTGGGGTTCAATTGGCCCATGCGCTGGCCATCTGCCGGCTCATACCAATTGCTCAGGTTGAGTCGGCTTTGTGCGTCGGTGACCTGTCCTGACAAAAAGACCTCAGGATCGCCTTCGCGCAGTTGCTGGTCTTGTGCCAAAAAGGTCGACAACTTGGCTTCTTGCAAGGGCAAAGCCCAAGGTTCGGCCAAATGATCGGCGCCACTGCCCGCGCTGGTGGGCGGTGAGCCGCCAGTCGCATTGCCTGCATTGCTGGCGCCACTGGCCAAGGCATCTTCACGCAAGATCAAACGCGACCAGTCCAAGGCGCCATTGAGCAACCAGCCCGATTGCACGCGATGGCGTTCTGCACCTTCCACCTCGACATGGCGCCATTGCTGCCACAGCGCCACGCTGGCCAAGGTGGCCACCAAGGTGACCACCAACATGGCACTGATCAAGGCCGCACCGCGTTGTTGGTAGGCTGTTGAGCGCTTCATTGCTTGGCCACCGTGAACGTAGGTCTCACCCAATCCAGGGTGATCTTGCCGCTGACGGGCGCGTTGTCTGACAGTTCAATCACCAAGCGAATGCCTTCTGGCAAGGTGCTCAGGGCACTTAAAGTGTTGGTGACTGATGTGCTGTTGTTGCCTGCACTCGACAGTGCATTGCTCCATGCGCCATCGCGGTGGTAATAAATTTGCCAACTGCGAAGTGCTTGGATCAAGACTTCGTGCGCGTCAGAAGGCGAAGGAGTGCCTGCTGCTTCACCCCAAACTTGCGCTTGCGTCCACGCTTGCTGCCAAGCCTCGCGGCGCGTGAGGGGCGCAGACTGCCAACGCGTCCATTGGCCATTGCCCAAAGACCAAGCCACCACTTGCAGGCCTGCTTGTGGATCTTGTGAATGTTGGCGTGTGATGCGAAGCACGCGGCCGTCCCAATCCAGTGCGGGCACGTTGGGCAAGCTGGCCATGTTGTCGAGGTCGGTGCGCCATTGCGACAAGCCCACTTGCAGTATTTGGTGGGCCTCGCTGCGTGTTTGCAAACTGCTTTGGGCTTTGGCCATGCCATCTAAACCGCGCCAACTGATGAGCGCCATCAAGGCCAAAATGGCACTGGCCACCAACACTTCGATCAAGGTGAAGCCAGCGGATTTTTGGAAGGCGGTGCTGCGTTTCATCAGTAGCGCCCCATCACCGTGGAGAGTTGCAAAAGGGGCGTGGCTTCAGACCCCTGAACTTGCAACACGCGCGCATCCACGCGCCTGAAATTGGGGTTGGGCGTGACTTGCACCGACAAGTTCACTTGCAAATTCAGCTGGGCTTGAGGGCACGCCACTTGGCTTTCGCCAATGGGCGGCACTTGGCGCGACAAGCGCAATCGGGTGAATTCGTTTTCTGCGCAAATTTGGGCCAACCATTGCGTGGATTGACGCGAGGCGTTGCGGGTGAGGGCGTCGGTGGACCGCAGTCCTGCCATCAAAGCAATGGCCACAATGCCCAAGGCCACCAAGACTTCAATCAAGGTAAAGCCGACTTGGGCGCGCGCTCGGTCAGACGCACAAACTGCGACTTTGCGAACTTGCGTCATGGCGCCACTCGTTTCACTTTGAATGGCTGCAGGCCATCCGTGCTGACCCACAGTTGCCGGTCATTTGCGCGCAACATCACGCTTTGCGGACCAATGATGGGATCGGGGCCCAACACCACCACAGCGGCGGCGTCCACTTGCGTTTGAGGTGACAGCCACTCGCTTGGCAAGGTGTTCGGGGGTAAACCTTCAAACACAAACCCTGTTGCATTTGTATTTGAGTTGGGGGCTGAGGTCAGCGCGGCAGGATGCCATTTGACCGGCATGCCACTGGCTCGCGACCTGGCGCGTGCAGACTCAAACAATGCAGCCAAACGTTCTGCATCACGCTCTAAAACTGTTTCCGCAGAGTCACGCAAGGTGAAACTCACAGCGGCCGTGCCAATGGCAATCAGCGCGATCACCACCAACAACTCGATCAAGGTAAAACCCAAGGCAGCACGTGCGCGGGACTGGGCGCGCACGCGTTCTTGCGAAAGCGCATGGCTTGTCGCAGCGGGGTGCAAGTTGGACTTATTGCCAGCTGCCGATGTCGGCATTCACGCCCTCACCACCCGATTGACCATCTGCGCCCCATGACATCACATCCACTTCGCCTTTGAGGCCAGGGTTGAGGTACTGGTAAGGACGGCCCCAGGGGTCGGCAGGCAACTTGTCCAAATAGCTTTTCCAGTTGGTAGGCACGGGCTCGGCAGT is drawn from Limnohabitans sp. 103DPR2 and contains these coding sequences:
- the gspD gene encoding type II secretion system secretin GspD: MLQSKPLTTLLVSLSVCLPLAFTAGSVSAQAPKANKKTSANANNNTPAKATQEPVTLNFNNAEIEAVAKTLATLSGHNVVVDPRVKGTITLTSTVPVAPAQALRLFAAQLRTQSFALVESAGLYLVVPEADAKLQSGGVSAGAVPASNGQIITQIFQLNHESANNLVPILRPLISPNNTVNVNPGTNALVITDYADNLQRLGRIITALDVANATGVEVVQLKHALASDVVPMLQRLLDTGAASGGAPAAGQTDASFKTTVMAEARSNSLIVRAANTARMALARSLIAQLDRPSDSGPNAASGNIHVVYLKNADATKLAATLRAAMSAQGGSGNANAGAAAMPATPTANNANNAGGANASFNNGSQPATGGQIQADPSTNALIITAPEPQYRQLRAVIDKLDARRAQVFVESLIAEVSAEKAAEFGVQWQGPVGGKGDNNIGLLGTNFKVGGANIISLAAQGASGNVAPSSGLNIGVAHNNNGTYVLGFLARFLQTTGDGNVLSTPNLLTLDNEEAKIVIGQNVPFVTGQYTNNNTNAGSVNPFQTIERKDVGLTLRVRPQISENGTVKLQIYQEVSRLDPASINSATGLITNKRSIESSVLVEDGAIVVLGGLLQDDYGNSQERVPGLGDVPLFGNLFRAESRSRKKTNLMVFLRPVVVRDGAATEGLSLNRYEQMRGTQIEAQPGTSTGLPAMGAPVLPEATRKP
- the gspN gene encoding type II secretion system protein N translates to MNRARTPSLAHRPSGWAWAWSGIFIGALVALLMHWPAQWLATSLSQATQGQVQLQEAQGSVWQGSGKLVLTGGEGSRDAMALPGRIEWQLHLSPQGLRLPSLNLQLLAPCCMTQPALVQINAQLGNASWQLQMNDHRSQWPAHLLSGLGAPWNTLQPEGNLNLVTEQLQLQAWPGRIDMQGRMVLTAENMSSKLSTLRPMGTYQVSLGKLGKDSTSATSPALALTTLSGSLLLSGQGQWQNNRLQFRGEASAVPEHAAALSNLLNIIGRRQGARSLLSLG
- the gspM gene encoding type II secretion system protein GspM, with the protein product MSLDVSSAFKHMPAQDKQRLQWAALVLGAVLLWTFNVAPALKTLRDVPPQLAKLDAQTQTLKTLQTQAQALQKSPRLSASDATTLLQQSSRELLGTGAQLTIQGARASLTLTGVSADNLAQFLATARTQSHALPIEAHLQKFTGTGANAKELWRGALILNLPTTGS
- the gspL gene encoding type II secretion system protein GspL — encoded protein: MSTLLFTLPTQAANGSTPPQHVLSTHEAGARDKEIWAIVPATALSWQRIELPAGLQRQTQRLQTALHSLLEEPLLDDADAVHMALQPNWQAGQSAWVAVCNKAWLQGHLAQLQAGGHTVHRIVPEWTPSMGDAADISAWIGGTPADAQLWVHDAQGTWHLPLQAGLQHWADQLNKMASTGIDKLALNVAVLADPAVADLALKALSTLQAQTHSAVSERLQSWRIQVTPAISRYRQAADTQWDLAQFEFAANGSARWRQAAQRIWQNLLRHPEWRPVRWCAGLLVASQLVGLNMAAWQLNAQVASQKELQKNILKQSFPNVVVVDAPLQMAKELSLLQSASGTLTSRDLEHALQATGAALPAGQSITGIDYTAQGQVETKLQGLQLSGAQAPAFAQALRAQQLDAQANGAQWRITPLKEAP
- the gspK gene encoding type II secretion system minor pseudopilin GspK, which produces MKRSTAYQQRGAALISAMLVVTLVATLASVALWQQWRHVEVEGAERHRVQSGWLLNGALDWSRLILREDALASGASNAGNATGGSPPTSAGSGADHLAEPWALPLQEAKLSTFLAQDQQLREGDPEVFLSGQVTDAQSRLNLSNWYEPADGQRMGQLNPSMQAALSRLFSVLGLPASELTLLSREWLAAAQASRKPLSASSATSGSNTAGAALLPQQVPQLQWLGLSRDTVTRLAPHITILPEVTPVNLNTASAEVIYASVPGLDLAAAQQFVQQRARAHFSNLPDASKALGGKPLEARWHTVGSRFFQVWGRLRMEERTQEETALILRDAGNVSFVWRQKIAGILPPPKRESLLQSSQP
- a CDS encoding PulJ/GspJ family protein, coding for MKRSTAFQKSAGFTLIEVLVASAILALMALISWRGLDGMAKAQSSLQTRSEAHQILQVGLSQWRTDLDNMASLPNVPALDWDGRVLRITRQHSQDPQAGLQVVAWSLGNGQWTRWQSAPLTRREAWQQAWTQAQVWGEAAGTPSPSDAHEVLIQALRSWQIYYHRDGAWSNALSSAGNNSTSVTNTLSALSTLPEGIRLVIELSDNAPVSGKITLDWVRPTFTVAKQ
- the gspI gene encoding type II secretion system minor pseudopilin GspI, which gives rise to MTQVRKVAVCASDRARAQVGFTLIEVLVALGIVAIALMAGLRSTDALTRNASRQSTQWLAQICAENEFTRLRLSRQVPPIGESQVACPQAQLNLQVNLSVQVTPNPNFRRVDARVLQVQGSEATPLLQLSTVMGRY
- a CDS encoding prepilin-type N-terminal cleavage/methylation domain-containing protein, producing MPTSAAGNKSNLHPAATSHALSQERVRAQSRARAALGFTLIELLVVIALIAIGTAAVSFTLRDSAETVLERDAERLAALFESARARSRASGMPVKWHPAALTSAPNSNTNATGFVFEGLPPNTLPSEWLSPQTQVDAAAVVVLGPDPIIGPQSVMLRANDRQLWVSTDGLQPFKVKRVAP